One window of the Cherax quadricarinatus isolate ZL_2023a chromosome 1, ASM3850222v1, whole genome shotgun sequence genome contains the following:
- the LOC138852829 gene encoding serum response factor-binding protein 1-like, with protein MVVEWRVVERRNVEWRVVECRVVERMVVEWRVVEGRVAERRVVERRVVERSDVEGRVVERRDVERRVVERRFVEWRVVERKVVERRVVERRDVERRVVERKDVKRWVVEWRVVEWRVMEWRVVERKVVERRVVEKRVVERRVVEWRDVEWRVVERKVVERRVVEKRVVERRVVERRVVERRVVEWRVVEWRVMEWRVVERKVVERRVVEKRVVERRVVKRSAVERRVVERKVVERRVVEKRVVERRVVEWRDVEWRVVERKVVERRVVEKMVVERRVVERRVVERRVVERRVVERRVVERRVVERSDVEGRVVERRDVERKVVERRVVEKRVVERRVVEWRDVEWRVVERRVVERRVVEKRVVERRVVERRVVERRVVERRVVERRVVEKRVVERRVVERRVVERRVVERRVVERRVVERRVVEKRVVEKRVVERRVAERRVVERRVMERRVVEWRVVEWRVVEWRVVKRRGVERRVVEMRVVEWRVVEWRVVERKVVEGMRELRS; from the exons ATggttgtggagtggagggttgTGGAGAGAAGGAATGTGGAGTGGAGGGTTGTGGAGTGCAGGGTTGTGGAGAGGATggttgtggagtggagggttgTGGAAGGGAGGGTTGCGGAGAGGAGGGTTGTGGAGAGGAGGGTTGTAGAGAGAAGTGATGTGGAGGGGAGGGTTGTGGAGAGAAGGGATGTGGAGAGGAGGGTTGTGGAGAGGAGGTTTGTGGAGTGGAGGGTTGTGGAGAGGAAGGTTGTGGAGAGGAGGGTTGTAGAGAGAAGGGATGTGGAGAGGAGGGTTGTGGAGAGAAAGGATGTGAAGAGATGggttgtggagtggagggttgtggagtggagggttaTGGAGTGGAGGGTTGTGGAGAGGAAGGTTGTCGAGAGGAGGGTTGTGGAGAAAAGGGTTGTGGAGAGGAGGGTTGTGGAGTGGAGGGATGTGGAGTGGAGGGTTGTGGAGAGAAAGGTTGTGGAGAGGAGGGTTGTGGAGAAAAGGGTTGTGGAGAGGAGGGTTGTGGAAAGGAGAGTTGTGGAGAGGAGggttgtggagtggagggttgtggagtggagggttaTGGAGTGGAGGGTTGTGGAGAGGAAGGTTGTCGAGAGGAGGGTTGTGGAGAAAAGGGTTGTGGAGAGGAGGGTTGTGAAGAGGAGTGCTGTGGAGAGGAGGGTTGTGGAGAGGAAGGTTGTGGAGAGGAGGGTTGTGGAGAAAAGGGTTGTGGAGAGGAGGGTTGTGGAGTGGAGGGATGTGGAGTGGAGGGTTGTGGAGAGAAAGGTTGTGGAGAGGAGGGTTGTGGAGAAAATGGTTGTGGAGAGGAGGGTTGTGGAAAGGAGAGTTGTGGAGAGGAGGGTTGTGGAAAGGAGGGTTGTGGAGAGGAGGGTTGTGGAGAGGAGGGTTGTAGAGAGAAGTGATGTGGAGGGGAGGGTTGTGGAGAGAAGGGATGTGGAGAGGAAGGTTGTGGAGAGGAGGGTTGTGGAGAAAAGGGTTGTGGAGAGGAGGGTTGTGGAGTGGAGGGATGTGGAGTGGAGGGTTGTGGAGAGAAGGGTTGTGGAGAGGAGGGTTGTGGAGAAAAGGGTTGTGGAGAGGAGGGTTGTGGAAAGGAGAGTTGTGGAGAGGAGGGTTGTGGAAAGGAGGGTTGTGGAGAGGAGGGTTGTGGAGAAAAGGGTTGTGGAGAGGAGGGTTGTGGAAAGGAGGGTTGTGGAGAGGAGGGTTGTGGAAAGGAGGGTTGTGGAGAGGAGGGTTGTGGAGAGGAGGGTTGTGGAGAAAAGGGTTGTGGAGAAAAGGGTTGTGGAGAGGAGGGTTGCGGAGAGGAGGGTTGTGGAAAGGAGGGTTATGGAGAGGAGggttgtggagtggagggttgtggagtggagggttgtggagtggagggttgTGAAAAGGAGGGGTGTGGAGAGGAGGGTTGTGGAGATGAGggttgtggagtggagggttgtggagtggagggttgTGGAGAGGAAGGTTGTGGAGGGAATGAGG GAGTTAAGAAGTTAA